One part of the Luteibacter yeojuensis genome encodes these proteins:
- the dnaX gene encoding DNA polymerase III subunit gamma/tau: MSYQVLARKWRPRKFAELVGQEHVVRALTNALDSGRMHHAYLFTGTRGVGKTTIARIFAKSLNCERGESADPCGECAVCTAVDAGRFVDLLEIDAASNTGVDDVREVIENAQYAPSRGRFKVYLVDEVHMLSKPAFNALLKTLEEPPPHVKFLLATTDPQKLPVTVLSRCLKFNLKRLLPEQISGQMRHILGAEAIDYEDEAIVELAHGADGSLRDGLSLLDQAIAYGGGSLRAADVRAMLGSVERGQVLGVLEALAAGDGAALMAESDRIASFSPDFGGVLDDLATVLHRVQLIQLVPGYRGEESDAGLADLAARLAPEDVQLYYQIATNGRRELPMAPDARIGFEMVLLRMHAFRPAEAGQGASGPRPLAAAAAASGPAAAGSPLKRLPQAAEAGREPVAAAVTSRPSAPAQAAPTAPAPAPAAPPRPIAVGANGLPDWHDIVERANLRGPIGQLAQNCSLREIDGEGMVLALTPSHMHLAVEPLTSQMEEKVSQALGRRVRFRFVADRGNLGTPAERKAQAASDAQANAEASMEADPLVQTLKREFDARVIPQSIKPVEPGT; this comes from the coding sequence ATGTCCTATCAGGTCCTCGCACGCAAGTGGCGCCCCCGCAAGTTCGCCGAACTGGTGGGCCAGGAGCACGTGGTCCGCGCGCTCACCAACGCGCTCGACTCCGGGCGCATGCATCACGCCTACCTGTTCACCGGCACCCGCGGTGTCGGCAAGACCACCATCGCGCGCATCTTCGCCAAGTCGCTCAACTGCGAGCGCGGTGAATCGGCCGATCCCTGCGGCGAGTGCGCCGTCTGCACGGCGGTGGACGCCGGCCGCTTCGTCGACCTCCTCGAGATCGACGCGGCCAGCAACACCGGCGTGGACGACGTGCGCGAGGTGATCGAGAACGCGCAATACGCACCGTCGCGCGGGCGCTTCAAGGTGTACCTGGTCGACGAGGTGCACATGCTCTCGAAGCCGGCCTTCAACGCTCTGCTGAAGACGCTGGAAGAGCCCCCGCCGCACGTCAAGTTCCTGCTCGCCACCACCGACCCGCAGAAGCTGCCGGTCACCGTGCTGTCGCGCTGCCTCAAGTTCAACCTGAAGCGCCTGCTGCCCGAGCAGATCTCCGGGCAGATGCGCCATATCCTCGGTGCCGAGGCCATCGATTACGAAGACGAGGCGATCGTCGAACTCGCGCATGGCGCCGACGGCTCGCTGCGCGACGGCCTCTCGCTGCTCGACCAGGCCATCGCCTACGGCGGCGGTTCGCTGCGCGCGGCCGACGTGCGCGCCATGCTAGGCAGCGTGGAGCGCGGCCAGGTGCTGGGCGTGCTCGAGGCGCTGGCGGCCGGCGACGGTGCGGCGCTCATGGCCGAGTCCGACCGCATCGCTTCGTTCTCGCCGGATTTCGGCGGCGTGCTCGACGACCTCGCCACCGTGCTGCACCGCGTGCAGCTGATCCAGCTGGTGCCGGGCTATCGTGGCGAGGAGAGCGACGCCGGTCTTGCCGACCTGGCCGCGCGCCTCGCCCCCGAAGACGTCCAGCTTTACTACCAGATCGCGACCAACGGCCGCCGCGAGCTGCCCATGGCGCCCGATGCACGCATCGGCTTCGAGATGGTGCTGTTGCGCATGCACGCGTTCCGGCCGGCGGAGGCGGGGCAGGGGGCGTCGGGGCCGCGTCCGCTGGCGGCTGCCGCCGCGGCGAGCGGACCCGCTGCCGCCGGATCGCCGCTGAAGCGGCTCCCACAGGCCGCCGAGGCAGGACGCGAGCCGGTCGCTGCGGCGGTCACCTCGCGTCCGTCGGCGCCTGCCCAGGCCGCCCCCACGGCGCCCGCGCCCGCTCCGGCGGCCCCGCCGCGTCCCATCGCGGTCGGTGCCAATGGCCTGCCGGACTGGCACGACATCGTGGAGCGCGCGAACCTGCGCGGTCCCATTGGCCAGCTGGCGCAGAACTGCTCGCTGCGCGAGATCGATGGCGAGGGCATGGTGCTGGCGCTCACGCCGTCGCACATGCACCTGGCGGTGGAGCCCTTGACCAGCCAGATGGAAGAAAAGGTCTCGCAGGCCCTCGGCCGCCGCGTCCGCTTCCGCTTCGTGGCCGACCGGGGGAACCTGGGTACGCCGGCGGAACGCAAGGCGCAGGCAGCCAGCGACGCGCAGGCCAACGCGGAGGCTTCGATGGAAGCCGATCCGCTCGTACAGACGCTCAAGCGTGAATTCGACGCGCGCGTCATCCCGCAATCGATCAAACCCGTGGAGCCAGGAACGTGA